A section of the Zygosaccharomyces rouxii strain CBS732 chromosome B complete sequence genome encodes:
- the SPR3 gene encoding septin SPR3 (similar to uniprot|P41901 Saccharomyces cerevisiae YGR059W SPR3 a sporulation-specific homologue of the yeast CDC3/10/11/12 family of bud neck microfilament genes regulated by ABFI septin protein involved in sporulation), whose protein sequence is MSLDLSMVVSEKPIDADEQEENFQPEEINEIIIEPNDDFPDYSPPATPTEDINQDPTESESESEESESLSDQDDVGFTVEEPEEESEENDQPIESGSEQHVLVMSTDLLPKEEQEPDEKDVSSPSERTDVSSNPGSTSHSVNVCLPSMETLVVDVPNRVAGYETGISNLPTQRERMVARDGVKFNFMVSGQAGLGKTTFVNTLFDTCLLPSNRVTRDVKTVETRCLEIHRAVLETADVKLDLNIIDTPGFGYKSNSTFDWVPLINYIDEQIRSYIFQEEQPNRSNLRDDRVHCCLYFVEPTGKGLNALDVIAMRELSKRVNLIPIIAKADGLSKEELCAFKREIRNVMHAQDIKVCQFLEEDNAFYSDIFEMAPFAVVGSEMKIIGQDGEPLHVRKYRWGTVEVENVDHCDFTLLKNVLISNHLVDFVRTTESYCETCRSSILKTRILKARDSIDNADFPVELRDELQKLNYDELDLNGLKNYVCYSVFGKKDMDVLVVEWSPEFVQRRWESRKRFNEVITLEDQKFQEWKMALQNKQVKFNQELELLSRNIDDLQLECHDLETQIMAAKAVQRTRSKLGTISRGEKRAAA, encoded by the coding sequence ATGTCATTAGATCTTTCTATGGTAGTATCAGAGAAGCCCATCGATGCAGAtgaacaagaggaaaacTTCCAACCAGAAGAAATAAATGAAATTATAATCGAACCCAACGATGACTTCCCGGATTATTCTCCTCCAGCAACTCCTACTGAAGACATCAACCAAGACCCTACAGAGTCTGAATCTGAATCTGAGGAATCTGAATCATTATCTGATCAAGATGACGTTGGATTCACTGTAGAGGAACCTGAAGAGgaatctgaagaaaatgacCAACCTATTGAGTCAGGATCGGAACAGCATGTATTGGTAATGTCTACTGATCTTTTACCCAAGGAAGAACAGGAGcctgatgaaaaagatgttTCATCTCCTAGTGAAAGAACTGACGTGAGTAGTAATCCCGGTAGCACGTCTCATTCGGTCAATGTATGTTTGCCCTCCATGGAGACTCTAGTTGTAGATGTTCCTAATCGTGTTGCCGGTTATGAGACAGGTATTAGTAATTTGCCTACACAAAGAGAGCGTATGGTGGCTCGTGATGGTGtaaaatttaatttcatgGTTTCTGGACAAGCAGGTCTAGGCAAGACCACCTTTGTGAACACTTTATTTGATACATGTCTCTTGCCTTCTAATAGGGTAACTCGAGATGTCAAGACTGTTGAAACTAGATGCCTTGAAATACACAGAGCTGTCTTAGAGACAGCTGATGTTAAGTTGGATCTAAACATAATTGATACGCCTGGGTTTGGATACAAAAGTAACAGTACTTTTGATTGGGTACCTTTAATCAACTATATCGATGAACAGATAAGATCTTATATCTTTCAAGAGGAGCAACCGAACCGTTCTAATCTCAGAGATGACAGAGTTCACTGTTGTCTATACTTTGTGGAACCGACTGGTAAAGGGTTAAACGCCTTAGATGTTATTGCAATGAGAGAACTTTCAAAACGTGTGAACTTGATTCCCATTATTGCCAAAGCCGATGGATtatcaaaagaagaattatgTGCATTTAAAAGAGAGATTCGGAACGTTATGCATGCTCAAGATATTAAAGTCTGTcaattcttggaagaaGACAATGCATTCTATAGTGATATCTTTGAGATGGCGCCATTTGCCGTCGTTGGTTCTGAGATGAAAATAATTGGTCAAGATGGTGAACCGCTTCATGTGAGAAAGTATCGTTGGGGTACAGTTGAGGTGGAAAACGTGGATCATTGTGATTTtactcttttgaaaaatgtgtTAATTTCCAACCATTTGGTTGATTTTGTTCGTACCACTGAGTCTTATTGTGAAACCTGCCGctcatcaattttaaaGACTAGAATTTTAAAGGCTAGAGATTCTATTGATAATGCTGACTTCCCCGTGGAGTTACGTgatgaattacaaaaattgaattatgatgaattggatttAAATGGCTTAAAAAATTATGTCTGTTATTCAGTGTTTGGTAAAAAAGATATGGATGTGTTAGTTGTGGAATGGTCACCAGAATTTGTTCAAAGGCGTTGGGAATCTCGTAAAAGGTTTAATGAAGTAATCACACTGGAggatcaaaaatttcaagagtGGAAGATGGCCTTACAGAACAAACAGGTTAAGTTTAATCAAGAGTTAGAGTTGTTGAGTCGAAACATCGATGATTTGCAATTAGAGTGTCATGATTTGGAGACCCAAATTATGGCCGCTAAGGCAGTTCAACGTACACGTTCTAAGTTGGGTACAATATCTAGGGGTGAGAAGCGTGCAGCAGCATAA
- the PEF1 gene encoding Pef1p (some similarities with uniprot|P53238 Saccharomyces cerevisiae YGR058W Hypothetical ORF) has protein sequence MREGRRRIEHEKQKKQRQHRYQQQQRHHHKTDSRSSTGSSADSDIRRQGTPPVAVVPPPVSYGSQNPSTSSIPLPSSQSQIPLRNQYSYIPSHGDSPRAHPPTLNRVKPPPMVASSTPPIASAARLPNSPPMGSTPSSGGSRSSGDMMEETKNIQIATQLFHNHDIRQKGRLTAEELRNLLQNDDSTHFCISAVDALINLFGATRFGTISQAEFVSLYKRVKYWRKVYVDNDINGSYTISVMEYHNSLQELGYLIPFEVSENIFDQYAEFINSTVNGKELKFDKFVESLVWLMRLTKSFRKYDMNQEGIATIHYKDFIDTVLYLGRFLPH, from the coding sequence ATGAGAGAGGGTAGACGCCGTATTGAGCATGAGAAGCAGAAAAAACAACGCCAACACCGTTatcagcaacaacaacgtcatcatcataagACTGATTCCAGATCAAGCACAGGATCAAGTGCCGATTCAGATATACGGAGACAGGGGACACCCCCTGTTGCTGTCGTTCCTCCCCCTGTATCTTACGGGAGCCAGAACCCAAGTACTTCCTCCATACCACTACCGTCATCGCAATCACAAATACCTCTAAGAAACCAGTATTCGTATATACCGTCGCATGGAGATTCACCTAGGGCACATCCACCAACATTAAATAGGGTTAAACCACCTCCAATGGTCGCAAGCTCTACACCACCAATAGCATCTGCCGCCAGATTACCTAATTCTCCGCCTATGGGAAGTACACCAAGTAGCGGAGGATCTAGGAGTTCTGGTGATATGATGGAGGAGACTAAAAACATTCAAATTGCCACACAGCTTTTCCATAACCATGATATTAGGCAGAAGGGTCGATTGACCGCAGAAGAATTGCGCAATCTTTTACAGAACGACGACTCTACGCATTTTTGCATCTCAGCTGTGGATGCTCTGATAAACCTTTTCGGAGCTACCAGGTTTGGCACCATCAGCCAAGCAGAATTTGTTTCTCTTTACAAAAGGGTCAAGTATTGGCGTAAAGTTTATGTCGATAATGATATTAACGGATCGTACACCATTTCAGTAATGGAATATCACAATTCGTTGCAAGAATTAGGATATTTAATCCCTTTTGAAGTCAGTGAAAAcatttttgatcaatatgcagaatttatcaattcaACTGTAAATgggaaagaattgaaatttgataaatttgtaGAATCACTTGTGTGGTTAATGAGACTTACAAAAAGTTTTAGAAAGTACGATATGAACCAGGAAGGTATTGCAACAATTCATTACAAAGACTTTATCGATACGGTTCTGTATCTAGGACGTTTTCTACCtcattaa